One genomic segment of Spirochaeta cellobiosiphila DSM 17781 includes these proteins:
- a CDS encoding AraC family transcriptional regulator encodes MDTEDWKNNLPLDYMEKENFSLQLARSVIKFEHGTDWQVDKTNNVYDLICCLEGHAEYEIGYERFDMAPGDMVLIEPNVPFKGHISKGEHFVGIAQHFQFWIFGVIDFFAYIQYQRKISLKDWASFKPILEYYWSYAPVDSIIYGQNCAFHVILTKFIRESFINTRFQKETPYFILETAAHVGARAQFADTLDSILEEIPYSRRYLDNEFKRFTGKTLKQFWLERKLKKAEKLLTSGNSVKETAYLLGFTDPLYFSRLFKNKRGYSPSEVR; translated from the coding sequence ATGGATACGGAAGACTGGAAGAATAATCTGCCCTTGGACTATATGGAGAAAGAAAACTTTTCCCTCCAATTAGCACGCTCTGTTATAAAGTTCGAACATGGAACGGACTGGCAGGTGGATAAAACGAATAATGTATATGATTTGATTTGCTGTTTAGAAGGGCATGCGGAATATGAGATAGGTTATGAGAGATTTGATATGGCACCGGGTGATATGGTTCTTATTGAACCTAATGTTCCTTTTAAGGGACATATTTCCAAGGGAGAGCATTTTGTTGGAATCGCACAGCATTTTCAATTCTGGATCTTCGGAGTCATTGACTTCTTTGCCTACATTCAATATCAACGAAAGATTTCTTTGAAGGATTGGGCCAGCTTCAAACCTATATTAGAATACTATTGGTCTTATGCTCCTGTTGATTCTATTATTTATGGGCAGAACTGTGCTTTTCATGTAATTTTGACTAAGTTTATTAGAGAGTCTTTCATCAATACTAGATTCCAGAAGGAAACTCCTTACTTTATATTGGAGACCGCTGCCCATGTCGGGGCTCGGGCTCAGTTTGCCGATACTCTTGATAGCATATTAGAAGAGATACCCTATTCCCGTCGTTATCTGGATAATGAGTTCAAACGATTTACTGGTAAAACCCTTAAGCAGTTTTGGTTAGAGAGAAAGCTTAAGAAAGCAGAGAAGCTATTAACTAGTGGTAACTCGGTAAAAGAAACTGCTTATCTGTTAGGCTTTACAGACCCTCTTTATTTTAGTCGTCTCTTTAAAAACAAAAGGGGATACAGTCCTTCAGAAGTTCGCTAA
- a CDS encoding ABC transporter ATP-binding protein, producing the protein MIKATNLVKHYGKQKAVDNISFGIKKGEIVGFLGPNGAGKSTTMNMLTGFLAPTSGTIEIDGINVREDPIGVKRKIGYLPEIPPLYPDMTVKSYLSFVAQLKGLNSKTVKSDRDRVMEVVQITDQQNRLIDNLSKGYKQRVGVAQALLGNPDLLILDEPSVGLDPKQIIEMRNLITKLGQEHTVILSSHILPEVSAICNRLLILNKGKIAASDTPENLAKMMEGTNQIQLKIKANQDNIRSAIKDMKAVTLVQCQKSSEDGIINMILKAEDDRDIREEVFYLMSRNKFPIMQMRPSHISLEEIFLNLTTTEKEL; encoded by the coding sequence TTGATTAAAGCAACGAATCTTGTCAAACACTACGGTAAACAAAAAGCTGTGGATAATATAAGTTTTGGAATTAAAAAAGGTGAGATTGTAGGTTTTCTTGGACCGAATGGAGCAGGTAAGTCAACAACGATGAATATGCTCACCGGTTTTCTCGCCCCTACTTCTGGCACTATCGAAATCGATGGTATTAATGTTAGGGAAGATCCCATTGGAGTCAAAAGAAAAATAGGCTACCTTCCTGAAATCCCCCCTCTATATCCGGATATGACCGTCAAATCTTACCTGTCCTTTGTGGCTCAACTTAAGGGTCTCAATTCTAAAACAGTAAAGTCTGATAGAGATAGAGTTATGGAGGTTGTTCAAATAACAGACCAGCAGAACAGACTCATTGATAACCTATCTAAAGGATACAAACAAAGGGTGGGAGTGGCCCAGGCCTTATTAGGCAATCCGGACCTTCTCATTTTAGATGAACCCTCTGTAGGCCTGGATCCGAAGCAAATCATCGAAATGCGTAATCTCATCACAAAATTAGGACAGGAACATACGGTCATACTAAGTTCCCATATTCTTCCTGAAGTATCAGCAATCTGTAACCGCCTCCTCATTCTTAATAAGGGGAAGATTGCAGCCTCTGACACTCCGGAAAATCTCGCAAAAATGATGGAAGGCACCAATCAGATTCAGCTAAAAATAAAGGCCAATCAGGATAATATAAGGTCAGCTATTAAAGATATGAAAGCAGTGACCCTCGTTCAGTGCCAGAAGTCTTCTGAAGATGGAATCATTAATATGATTTTAAAAGCAGAAGATGATCGCGATATCAGAGAAGAAGTCTTCTATCTTATGAGTCGAAACAAATTTCCTATCATGCAAATGAGACCAAGTCATATAAGTCTCGAAGAAATATTCTTAAATCTAACCACAACAGAAAAGGAACTATAG